Genomic segment of Sinorhizobium meliloti:
TTCTGCCGCTGGCAAGGGCTTGCGATAAGAATATCTGCGATATGGTGGCTTTCGCCTTGACAAGCAAGGGCCGTTCCCGTAATCCGCGCCATGAGTTGGTGTGGGCTTAGCCCGTGCCGCGCCGGGTAAGTGTTGTGCCCGTTCACTGGCGAAGGTCGAGGATTTCCGAGGCGCTTCGCTCCATGTAGCGACTGACAAAAAGACGGCCTTGTCTTCGGGCAAAGAGCCGGACCGAACATGAAAGGACAAAATATGTTCGCAGTCATCAAGACCGGCGGTAAGCAGTACCGCGTGGCGGCCAATGACGTCATTACCATCGAAAAGCTGGAAGGCGTTGCTGGCGACAAGATCGAATTCACCGAGATCCTGATGGTCGGCGTCGGCGCCGATGCCACCATCGGTGCTCCGTTTGTCGAAGGTGCCGTCGTCAGCGCCGAAGTCGTGGATCAGGGCCGCGCCAAGAAGGTCATCGCCTTCAAGAAGCGCCGCCGCCAGAACTCCAAGCGCTCGCGCGGCCATCGCCAACATCAGACGATCGTCCGCATCCTGGACATCGCTGCCGCCGGCGGCAAGGCGAAGAAGACTTCGAAGAAGACCGAAGCCGCCGCTGAAGCTGCAAACTGAGTTCCGGGATCGAAGGTTTAAAGGAGAACACCAATGGCACACAAGAAAGCTGGCGGTTCGTCGCGTAACGGTCGCGATTCCGAGTCCAAGCGCCTTGGCGTGAAGAAGTTCGGCGGCGAAGCCGTCATTCCAGGCAACATCATCGTGCGCCAGCGCGGCACGAAGTGGCATGCCGGCGTCAATGTAGGCCTCGGCAAGGACCATACGATTTTTGCGCTTACGACGGGCAACGTGGACTTCCGCAAGAAGGCCAACGGCCGAGTCTACGTGTCTGTAATGCCGAAAGCCGAAGCAGCGGAATAAGCCGGTAGCGCTCTAAAACAGCCGGCGTCTCATCGACCCGGCTGACGCACCGCAAGGTTCCAAAGCCAGACTTCAAAGGGGAGATGGGGCGATACCCAACTCCCCTTTTCGCATGTCTGGAGGAAGAACCATGCAAACCGAGCTCGTCAGGGAAGACCAATCCCGGTCTCCCGAACAAAGGCTGAGGCCTCAGCGGTCAAGGACCGATTGCCCGATATTGTTATCGCCCAGGCTCGTTTTGCGCGCGCCCCATGAAGACGATATCGACGCCCTTGCCCATCTTGCCAACAATGCCAACATCGCCAACATGGTCTCGCGCATGCCGCACCCCTATACGACGGCGGATGCGGCCGATTTCGTGCGACGCGCAAAAGCCGGCACGATTGGCAAGTGCGTCTACGCGATCACGAAAGCGGACAATGGCGCATTTCTCGGCTGCTGCGGTGTCGAGCCGCACGCCGACGAAAAAACCGTCGAGCTCGGCTATTGGCTGGGCGAGCCCTACTGGAACCAGGGCTATGCGACCGAGGCGGCACAGACCCTGACCGACATGGCCTTCCGCACCCGCGACATCGACCAGATCGATGCGCGCTGCCGGGTCATGAACATCGCGTCGCGCCGGGTCATCCAGAAGTGCGGCTTCCAGTTCCAGGGTTCCGGCATGG
This window contains:
- the rplU gene encoding 50S ribosomal protein L21, with product MFAVIKTGGKQYRVAANDVITIEKLEGVAGDKIEFTEILMVGVGADATIGAPFVEGAVVSAEVVDQGRAKKVIAFKKRRRQNSKRSRGHRQHQTIVRILDIAAAGGKAKKTSKKTEAAAEAAN
- the rpmA gene encoding 50S ribosomal protein L27; protein product: MAHKKAGGSSRNGRDSESKRLGVKKFGGEAVIPGNIIVRQRGTKWHAGVNVGLGKDHTIFALTTGNVDFRKKANGRVYVSVMPKAEAAE
- a CDS encoding GNAT family N-acetyltransferase, yielding MQTELVREDQSRSPEQRLRPQRSRTDCPILLSPRLVLRAPHEDDIDALAHLANNANIANMVSRMPHPYTTADAADFVRRAKAGTIGKCVYAITKADNGAFLGCCGVEPHADEKTVELGYWLGEPYWNQGYATEAAQTLTDMAFRTRDIDQIDARCRVMNIASRRVIQKCGFQFQGSGMVGSLALGGMVPVEWYRLDRKTWVSLRSWGGVR